aaattAATTCAACCATCgacaaaaaacaataaattaaaatatacatacCAGTGCAAGCTAAAGCGAAACGCGTATCTTTCAACGCCAAAATCTGGTTGTCAGACTTGGATCCATGCCAAGTCACATGCCGGAACAAATCCTCGCCAAACTTGAAGCAGGCTTTGAAATAAATCGCAGCAGCGTCAGTTTCATTCGCACCTCCAAGGTATCTCAAGTAATGGACCTAAACcgattgaattaattaatgaatAGTTATTAAAATACCATACCATCAAGCGTCTTTATAAAAGTGGATGCAAATACTTACAAGAGCATCAAACTGATCATCATCGAGATGATCGAAGGCAACAATGTCAGCCGTTGTTTTGAATGGCAAAAATTCTGGACGAGTTCTCGCTGCAGAAGATTGCGCGGCCATCAAATTTTTTAGGATGTTATAAATCTCTCtagaaaataatcaataattaattttgattaattaaaaaatattactcaATACATATTAGAATAAAATGGTCGACACGTACGTCACTTTTCGTTCCGTCTTCTTCTGCCTCTCATCGATTgaactgaaaatgaaaatattaatacaaTCTATGTAGATGAAAAATTATGTTGATTACATGTTTGATTGATGATATAATTTGTAGCATACCTTGTCACATCCTTAAGCTGCTTCAGCGTCTCTCCGATCCCGCTATAAACGtaagtataaattaattttgtttattgaaatatataatgcaaataataaatatgataCCGTTGCGTTCCTTCGACGGCTGCTAGTCTTCTGTTGATGGAGCTGCGATTATACAATTAAATGAGtgaaatgaatttttcaataccAAATATTTCATCATAAAACGCACTCCAAAGTCTGCCGTGCTGATTCATTCAGCACATCATTGCGCTGTGCTCGTGGTGGTACCATATCCGGCTGCTGCGATTTCCGCTGCGATAGTGGTTGCTGATTGTGCACAGTTTTCTGATGCAATTGAGGTTGCAGTGTTTTCCGGGGCGGTtcatgctgctgctgcggtttCTTCTGCGGTGGTGGTCTTCGCTGATCTTGCTGCGACGGTTTTCCCTGCGGtatctgttgctgctgctgtagctgCTGAAGGGGCTTTCGCTTCTTTATGTCTGATGGTTGCTGTAGCGGCTTTTGTTGCGATGGTGGTTGCTGCAGAGACTTTCGGGGCTGCTGCAGAGACTTTccgggctgctgctgttgtttcaTCAGCGGTTGAGAGAGATTAGCTTTTTCAGTAGAAAAAGCACTTCTTCCCAAGGTACCTGTAGACACGGAGAACGAAGACATCTTGTTCGTCAGCTTGGCTGCTGCGGTTTCAGTTGAAAGCGCTCCaacattcttcttttttttgtcagCCATTCTAGTAAAGAATCGAAAAAACGATAACGACAAATAAGCAGTTACGAAACGAAAGAATACATGAACTACGCtagaaaaatgaagatttaattttataagcTAGTAGACATAATTTTTACGACGACGAAAAATTGAGAATTAGAATCTATTGTTGGAATTTCGGGAGACCAGTAAGGCATCCTGAAACACTTGGCGATGACTTGATTTAGAGGAACTAACGTCAATTCTGGAATCGGTAGAGAGCAGAGAAAAACATCGACTAAAGATGAATCACATGGAAGTTTAAAAAGGTCCTccacttttgaaaaaactcGTACAAGAAGATGACATCCCTTTTTTTCGTAATCGATAATATTTTTGACGACACCTATAGAGCCATTTTTAAGCATTACAGTGCTATCCTGCTGTGAAATGGATAAGTGAATATCCCCAgtaataacttttttatattgtCTACAGTTgtcgtcattattattatcgatCACGGAGGAGGGTGTCGGACCATTAACGtgatttttaacaaatttcaaatgatttggATCAACATATGGTTTCGACGCTGTACGACAACTTTCATGAATTCTATTTGAAATTTGCTGCAAATGCTGATTTGGTTTTCGACACAATTTCCGACAAAAGGTCATATTATTCTCGTACGGAAAAGCTGAGAACGAATCCAAGTGTCCAAAAGATCTAACGTCATCTGGAAGATGTAGCAAAGTGTGAGTATTATAAGAAACAAATTCAACGCCGTACACATCGGAGGCTAAATCAACGAAAGTTTCGATACACTCTTGGGCAAAATCGATAGCTTGTGGCGTGTGATTGGGATCAGTGAGAATTCTGATAGCTACGTGCAACAAAAGAAAGTGCTTATAAACAGCTGAATTGACCAAACCATTGAAAACGCTCACACCGCTGTAAAGGAGTATTTGTCTGTGCTCGGTGGCTTTAAATTTGCCATGCTTGTCAATATTGACAGGTTTCCGAGCAAAGTCTCGAGGACAGAATTTCGATACCTGTTCTAATCGATCGGTCACAAGTTTGATATGATTTGCGGAGAGCTTGACCGATTTCACAAATCTGCCGTCGATTATACCTTGTAGGATTTTCTCCATTATACCGAGGCATACAAGATGCATGTAATCGAAGACGGTATTAGAAACGATGTCGAAAGGAAGATCAGCAAGAGGAGTCTGTTCAACCATATTGTGATGGTCTCGATCAATTCTTGACCTGTAATCATCTTCCGTGCGCAAAGGGTGTTTTTGGTTCCCCTGTAAACCATAACTCCTGAACGAACGGATTCGCCTTGCACACAACACCTGGAACAAGGAAATCGAGAATTGTGGCTTCGATGACACAAGACAAAAGCTCGAGCGAGTGCGTCCGCGGTGAAACATCTCAATTCGATGCATCTGTTTTTATCACCAAATTGAACACCATTTTGCAGTAAGGAGCGCATATCCGTTAcgaatgaatgaaaaaattctgTGACAGACGTTGGTTTTTTAGAAGCTCGAAAAATACCGACCATTTCTGGAGAGCTCGCTGGAATATTAGCGATACGAATCTGTATGGGCCACATTAAAATACTACTAGCTTTGTCGAGCGAGGCTTCATCCGTGCTAAAATCTAATTTAAGAACATCGGGAATCATAAAAGTAGGAGCCGActgaagaattttttttatcgcaaCTTCCGTACCTAAGTGGAGGTACTCGCCACCGGCAAGGCTGCTAATCGGAGATAACGAATGTACCggcgtttttaaaattgttcgtgGATCGATATGAATTTCTGAGAAGCAACTGTGACTTTTCAAGGCTAATAAAACCGCCTTTATTTGACGATGCGTCATATTTTGTTCAGTAAAGACCGCGGCAAGCCTATCTTCGAAATCCGGTAAACTCTCATTTCTTTGAAACGACGCAGTTGTTGAACACGACATTGAATCGGAATCACGTCGACCAGGATCATCATCGTGATCACCTACACAACACGTATTCTGAGCATTCTCATTGGAAGAATCATCATTAGCATGCTGCGCTGAATCATCATCGATGGGAAGCCCTACTACATCGTCAGGAGCCGAAAAAACATCACCCTCGACAATCGAGTTTACGGAGGGAACACGACTACTCTCATCGACCAAGCtcattttcaaatattcattaCGGGCTCTCTCAAGCATACGATTTCTTCGTATCCTGTACTCAGAGGACAAAGATTCTGCTGGTTTCCTTGTACGCAAGTGTCGTACAGCCAACATTTTTCTTATGTAGAAAATAACACAcctctgtaaaaaaaaaatcgaattaaaCAATGTAAGgaaacaataaataatcagTACTTTCAGCTATACTATTTTaagtcaaaaattaaaattatttaaactttaatTCAAGATTACACGAACAAAAAGACattaatgtaataaaaataattgataaacCTCAAGTAATTGTTCTTTTCAATATTTAGAAATACAGTGAGTAAAAAACAGTCATGGAGTGAAAAGCCAGCTGGTGTAGGTTTTCAGGTAAACTGGTACACAAAATTctatttaattttctatttaaGGTATCTACTCACTTTTATAGTCCTGATACTAAGTTTCATACATATAGTCAGAAAATTATATGAACAGCATTGAAATAATTCTTCTAGAGAGGAAAGTTTTTAGTgtcatttgaataattttataacaacACACCTAAAACTTGGTGTCACAACTATAGCagtaaaatgaaaacaaaatatatgagCATTTATCATTAGACATGATCCTATGTACCAGTTTACCTGGACAGTCACACTCGGCTTTTCACCTACTAGACTAAGATTTCTTTAAACTCTTTTTAAAAAGATCCTGTTCATTGTAATAATTGATCTGGCTCTTTATGTCACTGCATTTGAAATTACAATTCACTTGTCTACTGATCTTGACTCTAAAGCAAAGTGtataattgtttttctttgaaattaCCCTGATAAGTCACCCAGATTAAAAAGGATTAAATAGTAATCCTTGCCAAAAAGTACcatcaattaaaatataccTTTAATACTTGTTTTTATGCAGAAACAGCAGCAATAATGGGTAGTATGTCGTCCTTGGAAAGAGTCCGGTTGTCTTTGATGATATCTTCTTGTCAACCTGTAGGTACAATAGTtatattgaaaattgtttttgtttttttttataagaatattaatattgtacAATGAAGATTAACTATGCtgctacaaaaaaaaaaaagtaaacgaTTAAAAGATTAATTACTATCACTTAGAATAATGATTACCTTACAAACAGAGAACCAGTTTAGAAAAAGTACACAATTTACACtatttaagttttaaaaattgaatttctcataaCTGGTTCATCGTagacaaataaaaatttttgtgCATGTCCTTTCAGTATATTCTAACATAAATCTACTTTCCTGTCACTTATTACCAAGCCAAAGATGTACCTTGCCATCGTAACACTACTTTAGCGCAAGCGTATTTATTCGATATACACCTCTGGCTTGGTGGTAAGTTTAAGAACAATAGATTTCTGATGCATTATACTTAAAGGAATTGCACATAAAATTTCATGTCTCTAGGATGAACCAGTTTTGAGAAATTCcacaatatacactatttgagttttaaaacttgaatttcTCTTAACTGCTTCACTGGAAGAACATGAAATTTTATGTGCAAGTCCTTTCACTATATTTAAACATAAATCTACTGTGCTTTTACTTATTACCAAGCCAAAGATGTACCTTGCCATCGTAACACTACTTTAGCGCAAGCGTATTTATTCGATATACACCTCTGGCTTGGTGGTAAGTTTAAGAACAATAGATTTCTGATGCATTATACTTAGAGGAATTGCACATAAAATTTCATGTCTCTAGGATGAACCAGTTTTGAGAAATTCcacaatatacactatttgagttttaaaacttgaatttcTCTTAACTGCTTCACTGGAAGAACATGAAATTTTGTGTGCAGGTCCTTACAGTATATTCTAATATGGATCTAttgtacttttatttattaccaaGCCAAAGGTGTACCTTGCCATTGAAACACTACTTTAGCACAAGCGTATTTATTCGATATACACCTCTGGCTTGGTGGTAAGTTTAAGAACAATAGATTTCTGATGCATTATACTTAAAGGAATTGCACATAAAATTTCATGTCTCTAGGATGAACCAGTTTTGAGAAATTCcacaatatacactatttgagttttaaaacttgaatttcTCTTAACTGCTTCACTGGAAGAACATGAAATTTTGTGTGCAAGTCCTTTCACTATATTTAAACATAAATCTACTGTGCTTTTACTTATTACCAAGCCAAAGATGTACCTTGCCATCGTAACACTATTTTGGCGGAAGGATATTTCATTGATATACACCTTTGGCTTGGTAAAAATTGACAGAACAATAGATTTACAACAGATTGTACTCAAAGGCATAGCACATAAAATTTCATGTTTCTACGATTAATCAGTTTTGAGAttctcaattttttaaacaaaataattaacaaaaatgaaatttctgAAAACTGATTCACCGCAGGGACATGCAATTTTTAAGCCGGGTGTAGGTTTTCAGGTAAAGTGGTCAGGTGAACATTTTTCAActgaatattataaaagttaTTACCTACTGTAATTGAAGGAATGTGACTGCAAGTATTTGCACGATGACAGATGTTTAGCCTTCCAGAGTCCCTCTACTTTTGGCAGCTAGTTTTCCGCAAGCTgtaaattgaattattaaattaaaaggtGTACAGATGTATGCGAGACTGTTGTCTGCGACACTGGTTCCAACAGCTGTAcacgaataaattaatgattaatataataataatttgacAATCACTGTCTTTACGTGTGCATACCTTTATTGCAAGCAAAGATGTGATTGCCCAGCTGATGGTGATCCTGATGATGGATGATTACctcaaaaagttaaaaaacagaattaagaaaaaatatgtgtatatatatgatatatatatatatatatatttaaaaatataagcaAAACTAATGTTCCCGATTGCTCGAAGAAACTGCGACTTCCTGGACCTGCCTTGGGAAACCTTCGGTAGACCGTGGTGTAGGTGGACGAAGACGAGGGTCCCCGACGAACAGTCCTCTAGAGATTGCAGCTGATTTCTCAACTATCCGGATCTGGCCGAGTCGGTGGAAGACACACAGACACaagcaaaataatttgtgaaattttaCGCGAATCGACAGAACACAAAGtgaattacatttttttaacctAATTATGCAATAtatttgcaataatttttaacgcACAACGATAAGGGCTCATAACCTCTAATCAGCCCTTTTGTATTTCCAATCACGCGAAAATTGTTAagtcaataataaattattatctcaCACTTACCAATGGAAGCTATATTGTTGTGAGATGAGAGATTTTGCAATGGGGCACTGTatataattattgaaattcAATAATTTGTCAGCGAGAGAATTTTTTCTAGTGAACGCACGAGTCGCCAATAGACAAAGAGATATAGTTTTCAACAGTCGTTAACAATAGTCACAAGTCAAAGACAAGCGAAAATCACATCTTATCAGAGCGGCGCGCCATTTTTAGGCGCGAATTCAAATGTTCGCTCGACGTAATTCTCGATACAGAAAGGTGtgcattttattaaaaatacatgtaattatattattaaatatgaccgttgtaaaaataaatattatacataaataataaaattaatactgATATTGTATACCGTGCTTTTTTATGCATGAAAAAGTACGTCGCGGAAGAGTTCAATTGTAATTTGTAtataaaattgcaaaatattgTTTCACAGCGTCATACGTCAACAAAAGCAACGAAATATCACGTCTGGATGTACTTTGTTGCTTgttgttataaataaaacgaCGAATAATGTCgcaatatcaatttttaagaatttagcACTCGTGCCAGCAAATTGTACGTAAAATGCTCCATGCGTGCCAAAGTTATGCAGCATGGCGTGGCAGCACTGTGCCGCCTCGCCGTGttcgaaaatcaaaattcgcCGCGCACGGAATCCCGGGAAAGTGGTGGCAGAATGCGAGCACGCGTGCCAAGCATGCAGTCGACCGAAAAATGGCGAAACCGTGCTCCACGCAATGCTGTCAAAATGTCAGCAACGTACCGGCATGAATGGTcgaaaaaatgcagaaaatcGTGCCGGCATTTTGCCAGCACGTCGAGTCGGCACATTGCCGACACGCCTGGCCAGCACGGCATGCTCGCATCGTGCTCGATTCGTGCCTGCATTCGTGCTttgacaaaattttcaaaaatttttttccacacGTGTGGTCACAATGGCAGCACAACAGCAGCACGCGTGCTTAGCAGCAAGCGTGACCCAAAAATGCTCAGCACGGGATGTTATCTGGGATTGAATTATTGCATCGGCATAATGCGAGCACAGCGCCAAAATCGTGCGGCACGCGTGCTTGCCAGGTATCGCCGCATATGCTCGGCATATGCTCAGCATGTGCTCGGTCTCTGTGACGGCGATCGTGCACGGCACGAGCAGCATGAATGCTGCGAATGTGCGTGCATTATGACGATGAAATGCCGtcattgtgcccgcattttgcgggcatttcaaatttttttaatttttacggcAGTACGCATGCCGGCATATTGCTGTTGGTTTATGGGCGCATTTTGTGggcataaaaatgaatttattttaattttttctaaaattattttatttaaaaaaaaagaaattaaatttgaaaaattcgtaatacaatataaatacaaaatacaaagaaaataaaaagtatataaaaataaaccatAAATAAAGATTAATTTGTATTTGATACAGTTTCTTCTGTTGCGCCCAGCCCCGTTGCTCCTATTCTTGTAACTCCTGGTGCAGTTACCTGGTGCTGATGCTTCTAGTCCTCCTGCtataacaaaaacaaaaatattagaaacattgatttaaaatcaatattatCTATTATATTATGAGCCCAGTATGATGGAGAGAGGCTATTTGGCGAAAAAATACAAtagtaattataatataaaatgcTGATGGAATTCATTATACAATTAAGAgagtatattaaaaaataagtttataCGTTGAATGATGAGTGCGCAGTCCTTGAGTGAGTCAACTGACAGCTGCTACTTTTCCACAAATACATCTGTgtgctgctgttgttgatTCGTAAAAAGAGATGCCctcgaaaagagaaaaatgacaaaaacagtttataaaattatcaatgcaatcaattgaaaataaaagtaaataaaaaaagaggacCTGATAAGTAAACTTGCGTACCAAGTATAAGCGTTGTTGAGTTCGTCGTTATCGTTTTTGTACCATGTCATCGCTCGAGTGACCtttgacaaaaaaattaattaatttcttttttgggGTGGGGGGTGAAGGGAGCCCCACCGCCGCTCCCTTCTGTGAGGCTCAACCAATGCAATAGCCCCTCCAACGCTCTCTTACACTTTTAACACTACCTAcgaacaataaaaaaactaatacaaaagaaaaatgtaataacGAGCAAAAATTATTGATGAAAACAAACTGTAAGAGAGCGttcagataaaaaaatatagatcatttataaaaacaaattaattgaagAAACAAAAAGCAAAACCGAtctatatttttctattaagcTGCAAAGAAAGTACATGGATTAAATGAACAAAAGAACATCAATAAATAAAGGGGCGACTTAGCTCATTCCGGGTAGAGATCCTCGTCCGACGGTTGAAGGTCATCCTGGTTTTCATTGATCGACTTTGAACCGTAGTCGTCGAAGTACGTATCCGGCTCATCcagtttttcttcttcctgtTCCTTGAAGTCTTCGTTTTCttcagcttcttcttctttatatTCTTCagcttcttctccttcttcgtcTTGTTCTTCCTCGATGACCTGCGTATCGTCGAACTGGTCTTCGTCGACCTCTTCGTCTCCATCGCTGGGCTGCTGTTGGTCCATGAGCTGGTTGTCGATGGGCTGATGTACTTCGCCCCCAAGGAGTGGTTTGAGGTCGTACTCGTACTCCATATTTCCTACCGCGTTATTCTGCGGTGGATCATTTTGGCGTTGCCTCTTGAAAGGAAGCGATTGTTCGGCCGGTGGTGCAGCTCTCTTGCTATGACGACGATAAGCTTCCTTACTGCTCTTCAAAGCTTTCGTCATCGCAGTCGCAAATTCATCCTTCTTCGGCTTCCTGAGGAGTTCCTTCAAGATGGGCATTGCCTCTGCATTAAAAGAAAAgatttaaattaattcaacTATATCGacaaaaaaacaataaattcagaTATACATACCACTGCAGGCTAAAGCGAAACGCGTATCTTTTAACGCCAAAATATTGTTGTCCGACTTGGATCCATGCCAAGTGACATTCCGGAACAAATCTTCGTGAAACTTGAAGCAGGCTTTGAAATAAATCGCTGCAGCGTCAGTTTCATTCGCACCTCCAAGGTATCTCAAGTAATGGACCTGAAAATACACATTAAATTAATTAGTGAATGgttattaaaatatcataCAATCAAGCGTCTTTATTAAAgtgaataaaaattgttacgaGAGCATCAAACTGATCATCAGCGAGATGATCGAAGGCAACAATGTCAGCCGTTGTTTTAAATGGCAAAAATTCTGGACGAGTTCTCGTTGCAGCAGATTGCGCGGCTGCCAAGTTTTTCAGGATGTTATAAATCGCTCtagaaaataatcaataattaattttcattaattacaaaatattactCAATATATGGATATTGGAATAAAATGGTCGCCACGTACGTCAGCTTTTGTTCCATTTTCTTCAGTCTCTCATCGGATGAACtggaaatgaaaatattaatacaatataagtaaattataaattatattgatTACAATTTTGATTGATGGTATAATTTGTAGCATACCTTGTCACATCCTTAAACTGCTTCAGCGTCTCTCCGATCCCGCTAAAAACGTAAGTATAAATTGATTTAATTTGTTGAAATATATTATGCGAATAATATATATCATACCGTTGCGTTCCTTCGAGGGCTGTCAGTCTTCTGTTGATGGAGCTGCGATTACAATTAAATGAGtcaaaatacatttttcactctcaattatttaattataaaaacgcACTCCAATGTCTCCCGTGGTGGTTCATTGAGCACATCATTGCGTTGTGCTCGTGGTGCTGGTGGTACCAGCTCCTTCTGCTGCGTGTTTCGATACGCTGGTGGTTGCTGAGGATGCAGCATTTTCCGCTGAAgcggttgctgctgctgctgcggtttCTTCTGCGGTAGTGGTTtccgctgatgctgctgcgATGGTTGTTGCTGCAGTTtcggttgctgctgctgtagctgCTGTAGAGGCTTACGCTGCGTTATTGCTGCTTGCTGCAGCGGCCTTCGGTGCGATGGTGGTTCCTGCAGCGATTTTGTATGCGGTGGTACTTGCTGCCGCTGTTGTTCTTTCAGCAGCCGTTGAGAGAGAGTTGATGTCTCAGTCAAAAAAGCACTCCTCCCGAAGCTCCCTGTAGACACGGAGTAGGAAGACATCTTCTTCGTGAGCTTGGTTGCTGCGATGTTAGTTGGAAGCGCTCCCAaattcttcctttttttgtcAGCCAGGCTAGTAAAAAACGAAACACAAGAAGAAAGGAAGAAGTAGGCTacaaaatgaagatttaattttctaagcTAGTAGACATAATTTTTACGACGACGAAAAATTGAGAATTTGACTCTATTGTCGGAATTTCGGGAGACCAGTAAGGCATCCTGAAACACTTAGCTGTGACTTGATTTAGAGAAACTAACGTCAATTGTGGAATCGGTAGAGAGCAGAGAAAAATACCGACTAATGATGAATCACACGGAAGTTTGAAAAGGTCCtcaacttttgaaaaaactcGTAAAAGAAGATGACATCCCTTTCTTTCGTAATCGATAATATTTTTGATGACACCGATAGAGCCATTTTTAAGCATTACAGTGCTATCCTGCTGGGAAGTGGATAAGTGAATATCCCCAGTAATAACTTTCTGATATTGTTTACCGttttcatcattattattaacgaGCACGGAGGAGGGTGTCGGACCATTAACGTGATTTCTAACAAATTGCAAATGATTTGGATCAACATATGGTTTCGATGCTGTACAACAACTTTCATGAATTCTATTTGAAATTTGCTGCAAATGCTGATTCGGTTTCCGACACAATTTCCGACAAAAGGTCATATTATTTTCGTACGGAAAGGCTGAGAACGAATCCAAGTGTCCAAATGATCGAGCGTCATCCGAAAGATGCAGTAAAGAGTGGGTATTAAAAGACAAAAATTCTACGCCATACACATCGGAGGCCAACTCGACGAAAGTTTCAATGCACTCTTGGGCGAAATCGATAGCTTGTGGCGTGTGATGGGGATCAGCGAGAATTCTGATAGCTACGTGCAacaaaacaaagtgcttataaACAGCTGAATTGACCAAACCATTGAAAACGTTGACACCGCTGTAAAGAAGAATTTGTCTGTGCTCGGTGGCTTTAAATTTGCCATGCTTGTCAATATTGACAGGTTTCCGAGCAAAGTCTCGAGGACAGAATTTCGATACCTGCTCTAATCGATCGGTTACAAGTTTGATGTGATTTGCGGAGAGCTTGACCGATTTCACAAATCTACCGTCGATTACACCTTGTAGGATTTTGTCCATTATACCAAGGCACACTAGATGCATGTAATCGAAGACGGTATTAGAAACTATATCAAAAGGAAAATCTGCAAGAGGAGTCTGCTCAACCATCTTGTGATGGTCATGATCAATTCTTGACCTGTATTCATCTTCCGTGCGCAAATGGTGTTTGGTTCCCTTGTAAACCATAACACCTGAACGAACGGATTCGCCTTGCACGCAACACCTGGAACAAGGACTTCGAGAATTGTGGCTTCGATGACACAAGACGAAAGCTCGAGCGAGTGCGTCCGCAACGAAACATCTTAATTTTATGCATCTATTTTTGTCACCGAATTGAACACCATCTTGCAGTAAGAAGCGCATATCCGTTAcgaagaaatgaaaaaattccaCGACAGACGTTGGTTTTTTGGAACTTCGAAAAATACCGACCATTTCTGGAGAGCTCGATGGAATATTAGCTATACGTATCTGTATGGGCCACATTAAAATATTACCAGCTTTGTCGAGCGAGGCTTCATCCGTGCTAAAATCTAGTTGGAGAACATCGGGAATCATCAAAACAGGAGCAgattgaagaattttttttattgcacctTCTGTACCTAAGCGGAGATACTCGCCACCTGCAAGGCTAAATTATAGAGACGTCCCCGTGACGGCACGAGATTAATACCCCTGCATATGCCTGCATACGAGGAGCATGCCATGCCGTGCGAAAAATACGCGTCCACGAAATCGGGAACATGCGCGCAAAATGCCTGCATACGAACGGCATTATGCTCGCATTTTATCGGCACCCGTGCTGGACAGATCCACCACGGAAGCAAGCAAAATGCTCGGTCATATGCTCGTCATATGACTTTCATGTGCGGATGCAAGTGGACCGTCATGCGTGCCCATTTCGTGCCGGCACGTTTTCAGCATTCTCAGAGCACGCTGTTATCTGGGATGGGCAGGATTGGTTGGAGATGGCGATCTCATAGGTTGAATATCATCTTCGACTCTCTCAATACCTTCAACTGATTCATGTTGAACAGAACTTTCTTGATTTAATGTAGAAGATATAGGATTGACAgcaaaatagttttttagtATTAAGATGAGTTCCTCGAGCAATGAATTTGTACGACGGTGGTTTTCGCACATAACTCTCATTTCATCAAGTTGGTTTCGCGCTACAGACTTCAAAATCTCAGATATATTTGTCACATATTCATTGTGTGCAGCAAGAGCTGAACTTGAATCTTCTGCAAGgaaacaaaaatagtaattatttaaaattttaaatgtgagaatcttattatattattttacttaaaatttatcaataaaaatatatgctCATGAATTAATTACACACCATCTCGCTTTTTCTTCGGTgcagtgtttttttttgttgacaTTTGTTTTTGCCTTTTGTTGAGTTAGTTGTGAAATCTAAGTCTGCCCAAGAGCAACTGGCTTCTGGAGAGTTACGTGCAGCTTGGCTTCTTTTAGTCTCATCTACTGCAAGCCCCAATGCTTTCAGGACTTTCAAGTCCAAAGCATCCAACTCCACCTCGAGACCGTTTTCGTAGTCCCTTTTTTTCTCAAGTACGCTTCTCTTCTTATCAACCCATgtctaaa
The sequence above is drawn from the Nasonia vitripennis strain AsymCx chromosome 4, Nvit_psr_1.1, whole genome shotgun sequence genome and encodes:
- the LOC103316327 gene encoding uncharacterized protein LOC103316327, coding for MSSYSVSTGSFGRSAFLTETSTLSQRLLKEQQRQQVPPHTKSLQEPPSHRRPLQQAAITQRKPLQQLQQQQPKLQQQPSQQHQRKPLPQKKPQQQQQPLQRKMLHPQQPPAYRNTQQKELVPPAPRAQRNDVLNEPPRETLDSINRRLTALEGTQRGIGETLKQFKDVTSSSDERLKKMEQKLTAIYNILKNLAAAQSAATRTRPEFLPFKTTADIVAFDHLADDQFDALVHYLRYLGGANETDAAAIYFKACFKFHEDLFRNVTWHGSKSDNNILALKDTRFALACSEAMPILKELLRKPKKDEFATAMTKALKSSKEAYRRHSKRAAPPAEQSLPFKRQRQNDPPQNNAVGNMEYEYDLKPLLGGEVHQPIDNQLMDQQQPSDGDEEVDEDQFDDTQVIEEEQDEEGEEAEEYKEEEAEENEDFKEQEEEKLDEPDTYFDDYGSKSINENQDDLQPSDEDLYPE
- the LOC116417170 gene encoding glutamic acid-rich protein-like — its product is MADKKKKNVGALSTETAAAKLTNKMSSFSVSTGTLGRSAFSTEKANLSQPLMKQQQQPGKSLQQPRKSLQQPPSQQKPLQQPSDIKKRKPLQQLQQQQQIPQGKPSQQDQRRPPPQKKPQQQHEPPRKTLQPQLHQKTVHNQQPLSQRKSQQPDMVPPRAQRNDVLNESARQTLDSINRRLAAVEGTQRGIGETLKQLKDVTSSIDERQKKTERKVTEIYNILKNLMAAQSSAARTRPEFLPFKTTADIVAFDHLDDDQFDALVHYLRYLGGANETDAAAIYFKACFKFGEDLFRHVTWHGSKSDNQILALKDTRFALACTEAMPIIKEILRKPNKVEIATAMTKALKSSKEAYRRERKRVAPPAEQTPPVRRQRQNYPPQNNAAENSDAENDALFEGEQQPNDKDQRIEPFGDTQVIEEIVGEEGERVEEGETEGEGEEGEEVDEEVAEEEDEDYEQEEEEGELEEQKSYVGDSNSQSINFNQLDFELPEDEFPE
- the LOC116417171 gene encoding uncharacterized protein LOC116417171 — encoded protein: MSTKKNTAPKKKRDEDSSSALAAHNEYVTNISEILKSVARNQLDEMRVMCENHRRTNSLLEELILILKNYFAVNPISSTLNQESSVQHESVEGIERVEDDIQPMRSPSPTNPAHPR